The sequence GCCAGCCCTGCATCTGGCTGCATCCGAGCTGACGCAGCACCGCGCGCTGGGCTTCGGTCTCGACGCCTTCGGCTGTCGTCGCCATGTGGCGGGCGGCGGCCATGTGCACCACGGCCTGCACGATCGGAGAGGAATCTTCGGACCGACCGATGTCGTTGATGAAGCTGCGGTCGATCTTGATCTTGTCGAACGGGAAGCGGTGCAGATAGCTCAGCGAGGAATAGCCGGTGCCGAAATCGTCGAGCGCGATGCGCACGCCGAGCTCGCGCAGCTGCTGGAGGATCGTCAGCGCCTCCTCGTCGTCGCGGATCAGCACGGTCTCGGTGATCTCGAGCTCGAGACGGTTCGGCGCAAGGCCGGACTCCGCGAGCGCGGCCGCGACCTTGAGCGCCAGCGTCCGGGAGCGGAATTGCACCGGCGACACATTTACCGCGATGTGGATCTGGCCGGGCCAGCTCGCAGCTTCCAGGCAGGCCTGCTTCAGCACCCATTCGCCGATCTCGCCGATCAGGCCGATGTCTTCGGCGACAGGGATGAAATCCGCGGGCGAGACCATGCCGCGCTCGGGGTGGCGCCAGCGCAGCAGTGCCTCGCAGCCGGTCACCACATCGGCCGCGAGGTCGACCAGCGGCTGGTAGTGTACCTCGAACTCGCCGCGCGCAAGTGCCTGGCGCAAATCGAGCTCGAGCTGCCGCCGCTGCCGCGCCTTGGCGTCGTATTCCGGGGAGAAGATACGGAAGGTTCGGCGTCCTTCGGACTTTGCCGCGTACATCGCCAGATCGGCGCGCTTGAGCAGATCGTCGATATTGTCGCCATGGTCGGGCGCGATCGCGATGCCGATGCTGGCATCGGTCGGGATTTCCTGGCCCTTGTAATGCACGGGCGTGCGCAGCGCCGCAAGAACGGTTTCCGCCAGTGCCGTCAGCTCGGCCGGATCGTTGGTGCCAGCCTTGATGACGGCGAATTCGTCGCCGCCTAGCCGCGCGACCATATCGTTGCCGCTGACGCAGGCGCGGAGGCGATTCGCGACCTGGCGCAACAGCTCGTCGCCGACCTCGTGTCCGAGCGAATCGTTGACGCCCTTGAACTCGTCGACGTCGATATAGAGGATCGCGAACGGCTTGCCTTGGCCGAGCTCGGCGACGCGCCGCTCCAGATGGCCGCGCATCAGCACGCGGTTGGGCAGGTCGGTCAGTGCGTCGTAATGCGCCATGTGCGCGATGCGCTCGTCGGCGCGAATGCGCTCGGTGACGTCGTCATGGGTCGCGAGCCAGCCGCCGGCTGCGCTCGGCTGGCTCTTGATCTCGATCAGGCGGCCGTCGGTCGTCTCGACGATGGTGCTTTGGGTGCGCCCGACATTGTCAAGGACGCGGTCGCAATAGGATGCGACGTCGCCGTGGAAGGAGCCGGTATCGTGACGGTGCTGGATCACGTCGCGGAAATAGGCGCCGGGCTTCACCACCTCACCCGACAAGGCGTACATCTGGATGTAGCGCCGGTTGCAGACGATCATCCGCTCGTCCTGATCGAACATCAGGAGACCCTGCGTCATGGTGTTCATCGCAGTGTCGAGCCGCTGCTTCTCCAGGGACAGCCGATGCGTCATCTGACGGAAGATCAGATAGAGCGTGAGCACCAGCAGGCCGATCGACAGCACGGCAACGGTGACGAAGAACTTGGTCTGGGTGCGCCATGTGGCCAGCGTCGCATCGAGTGATTTGGTCGCGACGACCACCAGCGGCTCGCCGGTGAGGAGGCGCGCGGCGACGATGCGGTCCTTTCCGTCGATCGGACTTGCGAGCTGCGTCGTGACGAAGGTGCGCTCGAACACCGCCATCTGCTCCGGCGTGCCCTTGCGGTAGTTCTGCCCGATCATCGCCTCGACATGCGGAACGCGCGCGAGCAGCTGACCGTTCTGGTGGTGCATTGCGATCGAGGATTCCTCGCCGAGCCCGGTCGAGGCGAAGAAGGATTCGAGCTGCCCCGGTGCGATCGCACGCGAGACGAGCCCGAGGAATTCGCCATGCGGGCCGGAGACGCGCCGCGCGAACACGATTGCCGGTCCGTTGCCGAACCGGCCCTGGACCACCTCGATCTCTTCCTGCGCGGCCGGATCGTTCTTCAGGCGATTGAAATAGCCGCGGTCGGCGACCGAAACATCGGCGACCGGCCAGCGCCGTGACGAATTGATCAGGATGCCGTTCGAATCGAACACGTTGGCGCCGGCGACGTCGGACCAGCCACTGGCCTTTGCGCGCAGCACCTCGTGCATGGCGAGTGTGCCCATCTCGCTGCGGAAGATTTCGGCGGATTCGATGCCATGGCTTTCGAGCTCGGCGATGATGCTCTTCTGCAGCACCGCAAAGTCCTCGAACTCGCGGTCAAAATGCCGGGCCAGCAGCCGGACGGAGTTTTCCAGGCTGTCGCGGCCACTCTCGATCGCATTCTGCCGGAAGCGGTCGACGGTGAGCGCGGTGGCGATGGCAGTCGCGGCCATCAGCACGAAGCCGCCAACGATCAGCCATGTCAGCGGCGCCCCGCGCCAGCGGC comes from Bradyrhizobium sp. CCGE-LA001 and encodes:
- a CDS encoding bifunctional diguanylate cyclase/phosphodiesterase; the protein is MGTSIRWTARMRALLRRWRGAPLTWLIVGGFVLMAATAIATALTVDRFRQNAIESGRDSLENSVRLLARHFDREFEDFAVLQKSIIAELESHGIESAEIFRSEMGTLAMHEVLRAKASGWSDVAGANVFDSNGILINSSRRWPVADVSVADRGYFNRLKNDPAAQEEIEVVQGRFGNGPAIVFARRVSGPHGEFLGLVSRAIAPGQLESFFASTGLGEESSIAMHHQNGQLLARVPHVEAMIGQNYRKGTPEQMAVFERTFVTTQLASPIDGKDRIVAARLLTGEPLVVVATKSLDATLATWRTQTKFFVTVAVLSIGLLVLTLYLIFRQMTHRLSLEKQRLDTAMNTMTQGLLMFDQDERMIVCNRRYIQMYALSGEVVKPGAYFRDVIQHRHDTGSFHGDVASYCDRVLDNVGRTQSTIVETTDGRLIEIKSQPSAAGGWLATHDDVTERIRADERIAHMAHYDALTDLPNRVLMRGHLERRVAELGQGKPFAILYIDVDEFKGVNDSLGHEVGDELLRQVANRLRACVSGNDMVARLGGDEFAVIKAGTNDPAELTALAETVLAALRTPVHYKGQEIPTDASIGIAIAPDHGDNIDDLLKRADLAMYAAKSEGRRTFRIFSPEYDAKARQRRQLELDLRQALARGEFEVHYQPLVDLAADVVTGCEALLRWRHPERGMVSPADFIPVAEDIGLIGEIGEWVLKQACLEAASWPGQIHIAVNVSPVQFRSRTLALKVAAALAESGLAPNRLELEITETVLIRDDEEALTILQQLRELGVRIALDDFGTGYSSLSYLHRFPFDKIKIDRSFINDIGRSEDSSPIVQAVVHMAAARHMATTAEGVETEAQRAVLRQLGCSQMQGWLFSPAVPAAKLKQLLSAQAAAA